From a region of the Daphnia pulicaria isolate SC F1-1A chromosome 1, SC_F0-13Bv2, whole genome shotgun sequence genome:
- the LOC124344808 gene encoding vascular endothelial growth factor receptor 1-like, with protein MLSRKQKIALLGLLFYVLANQVVQTDQVQMFPKIQKEDQVIEAGSTLTLACVEKLNRSDDQIKWTVPRHVTFKEQWIKRFNETTFTNETHLISTMTLKNATVYDTGFYKCEGKWIENRYVYVSSHEKLVFREGDNDHFLGGKPGEPIIFPCKVTHPNVSLSLFRQTRETTVQFQNEYFKVWDSSSSFENTRWSFDPKKGLTLKDPTIFDSTYYYCVGHLPLVNGKRVSIKHFSRKSGEFRRWFFSTNQTDATDVLRAALVVEGMELERIGAPDDPVEGSNVTLICTTSNKVGQEKNRPKWFYHDNNNFYRPVILLPKKKRMEKFNARFPANGEKNSQPTNNQDFQLSEEAKFVFFYKSELYLPYLTLHNSHTKFKCEITNKRFFKMKEISFTIKEIYNDPMPSTVALEKHIASNLTCNRLSKHVSIHWLKDGERYFDSVYENETSSTLTLQGNENERGTYECRWNNSRGEARQRNFFVSFKLVEEQSTVIIFTTLIGLFAVGMGIGIKFYLDKKTLERILGGDPGRIDPNVPIEYQTEFLPYDKKWEFPRKRLRLGQELGTGCFGRVVKAEAVGIKNSDETVTTVAVKMIKQTAKTKDALDALIRELKIRIYLGAHFNVVNLMGACTQTMVKEEVLVIIEYCRFGNLKSHLIKYRDRFVNQLDALGNMLPEKITAEMNLLPSNQPVGNDSTDHHPISDVNEVLKFQQPGHKVNNVLEPALPFKYEKEDSGTDLNQIIKTSDLISWSLQIARGMEFLASKKVLHGDLAARNVLLADHGVVKVTDFGMARQMKDYEYEKKGEVLLPVKWMAIESLTDKIFSNQSDVWSYGIVLWEIFSLGQDPYPGMGNGWALKREILNGYRMTPPEYSPNFFGKIMENCWNSERKERPTFSKLAEMMENYIKSNNSFDYLN; from the exons ATGTTgtcaagaaaacagaaaatcgcGCTGCtgggacttttattttacgtATTGGCCAATCAAGTCGTCCAAACCGATCAAGTCCaaatgtttccaaaaatacaaaaggaaGATCAGGTGATTGAAGCCGGCTCAACCCTAACACTTGCATGCGTCGAAAAGTTAAATCGATCAGATGATCAAATAAAATGGACAGTTCCCAGACACGTCACATTCAAGGAg CAATGGATAAAACGCTTTAACGAAACAACTTTCACGAATGAAACGCACCTGATCTCGACGATGACTTTAAAAAACGCCACAGTCTATGACACGGGTTTCTACAAATGTGAAGGGAAATGGATAGAAAATCGATACGTTTACGTTTCCA GTCACGAAAAGCTGGTTTTTAGGGAGGGCGATAACGATCACTTTTTGGGCGGGAAACCAGGAGAACCCATTATTTTCCCTTGTAAAGTGACTCATCCCAACGTCAGCCTCTCACTTTTTCGGCAAACGAGAGAAACAACAGtccaatttcaaaatgaatacttcAAG gTTTGGGATTCCTCGTCGTCGTTTGAAAATACGAGATGGTCCTTCGATCCTAAAAAAGGACTGACATTGAAGGACCCCACAATTTTCGACTCGACCTATTATTATTGTGTTGGACATTTGCCTCTTGTCAACGGAAAACGCGTCAGCATCAAACATTTTAGTCGAAAATCTGGCGAATTTCGGAGATGGTTCTTCTCGACGAATCAAACAGACGCCACCGATGTTTTACGCGCTGCATTAGTTGTAGAAG GAATGGAACTGGAACGAATAGGAGCACCTGACGACCCAGTGGAAGGATCTAACGTTACATTGATTTGTACTACTTCTAACAAAGTTGGACAGGAAAAAAACAGGCCGAAATGGTTCTATCACgacaataacaatttttatcGTCCAGTCATATTACTCCCCAAGAAAAAGAGGATGGAAAAATTTAATGCTAGGTTCCCAGCAAAcggtgaaaagaattcacagcCAACTAATAATCAAG ATTTTCAATTAAGCGAGGAAGccaaatttgtgtttttctacAAGAGTGAACTCTACCTGCCATACTTGACTCTACATAACTCCCacacaaaattcaaatgtgaAATAACCAACAAAAGATTcttcaaaatgaaagagaTATCTTTCACCATTAAAG AAATATACAACGACCCAATGCCCAGTACTGTTGCGCTAGAAAAACACATCGCTTCAAATCTGACCTGCAATCGGCTATCGAAACACGTTTCTATTCATTGGCTCAAG GACGGCGAACGATACTTTGACTCGGTTTACGAAAACGAAACCTCGTCAACTTTGACCCTGCAGGGAAACGAAAACGAAAGAGGAACCTACGAATGCCGATGGAATAACAGCAGAGGAGAGGCCAGACAGCGAAACTTCTTTGTCAGTTTCAAATTGGTCGAAGAACAAAGTACCGTCATCATTTTTACAACATTAATCGGATTATTTGCAGTCGGGATGGGGATCGGCATCAAATTTTACCTCGACAaa aaaacccTTGAAAGAATTTTGGGTGGAGATCCAGGCAGAATCGACCCGAATGTGCCGATTGAATATCAAACGGAATTCCTGCCCTACGATAAGAAATGGGAGTTTCCCAGGAAAAGGCTTAGACTCG GTCAAGAACTCGGAACTGGATGTTTCGGCCGAGTTGTCAAAGCCGAAGCCGTGGGCATCAAAAACTCGGATGAAACTGTGACAACAGTGGCCGTTAAAATGATCAAACAAACGGCCAAGACCAAAGACGCACTGGACGCTCTCATAAGGGAATTAAAAATTCGTATTTATTTAGGGGCTCATTTTAATGTAGTCAATTTGATGGGAGCCTGCACCCAAACAatggtcaaag AAGAAGTTTTGGTCATAATAGAGTATTGCAGATTTGGCAATTTAAAATCGCATCTGATAAAATACCGAGACCGATTCGTCAATCAGTTGGACGCATTGGGCAACATGTTACCCGAGAAAATAACGGCGGAAATGAACTTACTACCCTCAAA TCAACCAGTCGGAAATGATTCTACAGACCATCACCCTATCTCTGATGTGAATGAAGTCTTAAAGTTCCAAC agCCAGGACATAAAGTTAATAATGTTCTCGAACCGGCCCTGCCCTTCAAGTACGAAAAAGAAGATTCGGGCACggatttaaatcaaataattaaaacaagcGACTTAATCTCCTGGTCATTGCAAATTGCTAGAGGGATGGAATTCCTAGCAAGCAAAAAG GTTCTGCACGGCGATTTGGCCGCCCGCAATGTTCTTTTGGCCGATCACGGAGTTGTCAAAGTGACCGATTTCGGAATGGCAAGGCAAATGAAGGATTACGAATACGAGAAAAAGGGAGAG GTATTATTGCCAGTCAAATGGATGGCCATCGAATCCCTGACTGATAAAATCTTTTCAAACCAATCGGATGTCTGGTCTTACGGGATTGTTCTGTGGGAGATTTTTTCCCTCGGTCAAGACCCCTATCCAG GAATGGGTAATGGCTGGGCACTTAAGAGAGAAATTCTAAATGGTTATCGAATGACACCACCAGAATATTCACCCAATTTTTTCGggaaaataatggaaaactGTTGGAATTCGGAACGGAAAGAGAGGCCAACCTTCTccaaattggccgagatgATGGAAAATTACATCAAGTCAAATAACAGCTTCGATTATTTAAActga
- the LOC124348944 gene encoding complement C1q-like protein 3 gives MIRMSIRLSFVLVLISWSTYQVAAEQNLEEQPQLEQLRNNYIIKQQDLEKQVHQLKAQSLRQVGSTLPRSCWDLKTMGQSVNGIYLVQGAKSIETVFCDFKKHPSDADYQNWIGFVDVKTFPVYFYAQRTSTYANVETIVPFEQMRLNVGNAMNPTTGIFTAPRTGKYFFAYSGLSDGSTPVRIDFLFRNRRSSDWEKIGQAYGANNYVTFALESTLQLSKGDQICLYLKLGKIHEWIGPGFGPYSSFVGMLMEEDIFA, from the exons ATGATTCGCATGTCCATTCGCCTAAGTTTCGTCTTAGTTTTGATCAGTTGGTCAACTTACCAAGTGGCCGCTGAACAAAATTTGGAGGAGCAACCGCAACTGGAACAACTCAGGAACAACTAC ATAATTAAACAACAAGATTTGGAAAAACAAGTTCATCAATTGAAAGCTCAAAGTCTCAGACAAGTTGGATCCACCCTACCGAGATCCTGTTGGGATCTCAAGACTATGGGCCAAAGTGTCAACGGGATTTATTTAGTCCAAGGGGcgaaatcaattgaaactgTTTTCTGCGATTTCAAAAAACACCCCAGCGACGcag ATTACCAAAACTGGATTGGCTTTGTTGATGTCAAAACTTTCCCCGTCTACTTCTACGCCCAAAGAACTTCCACCTACGCCAATGTCGAAACAATCGTTCCTTTCGAGCAGATGAGGCTCAACGTGGGAAATGCCATGAATCCTACGACGGGAATATTCACGGCTCCTAGAAcggggaaatattttttcgcttATTCGGGGCTTTCCGATGGTTCAACTCCTGTTCGAATCGATTTTCTGTTCAGGAACAGGAGATCGTCCGACTGGGAAAAAATCGGACAGGCCTACGGTGCAAACAACTACGTGACTTTCGCGCTCGAATCCACTCTTCAGTTGAGCAAAGGCGACCAAATATGTTTGTATTTAAAACTAGGAAAAATCCACGAATGGATCGGTCCCGGTTTTGGTCCCTATTCCAGTTTCGTTGGCATGTTAATGGAAGAAGATATTTTTGCTTAG
- the LOC124345355 gene encoding cullin-2-like gives MSLQQKPVDFGETWDVLKKTVEGLVTLGTVPRTAWNSGISDVVSLCKAKPTFAERLYIEIKMFLEAHVTSLFIQVNGTSEEHLLTVYYKLWKQYRRGMYNLDYLFTHLNTEHIKKQPRVTDEDLLRLHSEGGDFKLPKLMKEIGALGLDFWKKCMIEPLKSNLLRLLLGGIHCDRTGQSLCNEKSSTIHGVIQSLVTVTENKEHNKMVLYETVFERPFLEATGEYYGQEASRLLQECKISLYMEKALQRRDEEDLRSKKFLDLPSSHSKVRSEFEKRMVGDNSAAIHNECPMFLELKQHQDLRNAYELLKSIPGGLTVLVSHFQEHITQEGLRTVANLSGDNKFHQFVEGMHRFHSKYKEITNTVFSNDQLFSSALDNACTAVVKHNLIITGQHSKSHPEKLARYSDTLLKKSTKGFCDTETDDKLTQCITVFKYIDDKDVFQTFYSLLLGTRLIQQQSQSMDAEQEMISRLKMACGFEFTNKLHQMLTDMSVSSDLNNKFNLLNKDRIELGLNFSINVLKTGAWPRQVCPTDFAVPQELEKSVQEFENFYRLQFDGRKLTWLHHLSCGELKLKLKEKYYFITMGTFQMAMLLEFQKTDSLTCGELMEATKLNSDQFQKTVQSLVNAKLLAVTGDTVKVFQASTVISLNLDYSNKRTKFRIKNTAKKEQAVQETETTHSSVNLDRNLYLQATIVRIMKARKTLEHTLLIQEVSSLAKTRFDPRIKLIKKCIETLIEKEYLKRTENPTAEYSYVA, from the exons ATGTCTCTTCAACAAAAACCTGTGGACTTTGGCGAAACTTgggatgttttaaaaaaaacagttgaagGTCTTGTTACTCTGGGAACTGTTCCTCGTACTGCATGGAATAGTGGAATCAGTGATGTGGTTTCCCTGTGCAAGGCCAAACCAACTTTTGCTGAAAGATTATACatagaaattaaaatgtttttagagGCTCATGTTACTTCTCTTTTCATCCAAGTGAACGGCACCAGTGAAGAACACCTTCTGACTGTGTATTACAAACTTTGGAAGCAATATAGACGAGGAATGTACAATTTGGACTATCTGTTCAC ACACTTGAACACAGAacacataaaaaaacaaccaagagTAACTGATGAAGACCTCCTAAGGCTTCATTCAGAGGGGGGTGATTTTAAATTACCTAAACTAATGAAAGAAATTGGTGCATTAG GTTTGGATTTTTGGAAGAAGTGTATGATTGAGCCATTGAAATCCAACTTGCTGAGATTACTATTGGGAGGCATACATTGTGACCGAACTGGACAATCTTTGTGCAATGAAAAGTCTTCAACAATTCATGGTGTGATTCAGTCATTGGTAACAGTTACAGAGAACAAGGAACACAACAAGATGGTACTTTATGAAACCGTTTTTGAAAGGCCATTTCTGGAAGCAACCGGAGAATATtacgg GCAAGAAGCTAGTCGCTTGTTACAGGAATGCAAAATTTCCTTGTACAtggaaaaagctttgcaacGTCGGGACGAAGAAGATTTGCGTAGTAAGAAATTCCTGGACCTACCAAGTTCCCACAGTAAAGTTCGAAGTGAATTCGAAAAAAGAATGGTAGGAGATAACTCGGCGGCTATCCATAACGAATGCCCAATGTttcttgaattaaaacaacatcaAGATCTTCGAAATGCGTACGAGCTATTGAAG TCGATTCCGGGAGGTTTGACTGTTCTAGTCTCGCACTTCCAGGAACACATCACACAAGAAGGATTGCGAACAGTGGCTAACCTGTCAGGAGACAACAAATTTCACCAGTTCGTAGAGGGCATGCATAGATTCCACTCCAAGTACAAAGAGATCACCAACACTGTTTTCAGTAATGATCAGCTATTTAGCAGCGCTCTAGATAATGCCTGTACTGCAGTCGTCAAACATAACCTCATCATTACTGGACAACATTCCAAGTCTCATCCAGAAAAACTAGCCAGATACTCTGACACACTCTTGAAAAAGTCAACAAAAGGCTTTTGTGACACCGAAACTGACGATAAGTTAACACAGTGCATTACTGTATTCAAGTACATCGACGACAAGgatgtttttcaaactttttactCACTGCTTTTGGGAACTCGACTAATTCAACAACAGAGTCAAAGTATGGACGCTGAACAGGAAATGATCAGCCGATTGAAAATGGCATGCGGATTTGAGTTTACCAACAAACTTCATCAGATGTTAACGGACATGTCCGTTTCATCAGACCTGAACAACAAGTTTAATCTGCTGAACAAAGATCGGATTGAATTAGGTCTCAATTTCTCAATCAACGTCTTGAAAACCGGTGCGTGGCCTAGACAAGTCTGCCCTACCGATTTCGCCGTACCCCAAGAGTTGGAAAAATCGGTCcaggaatttgaaaatttctatCGTCTACAGTTTGACGGCCGGAAGCTTACATGGCTACATCACTTGAGTTGCGGAGagctgaaattgaaattgaaagaaaagtaTTACTTCATCACCATGGGGACCTTCCAAATGGCCATGCTTCTTGAGTTTCAAAAGACCGACTCCTTGACTTGTGGAGAACTCATGGAAGCCACGAAGCTTAACTCGGATCAATTCCAAAAGACCGTTCAGTCATTGGTTAACGCAAAACTTTTGGCAGTAACTGGTGACACTGTCAAAGTTTTCCAAGCTTCTACGGTCATTTCCCTCAATTTGGATTATAGCAACAAACGAACCAAGTTTCGTATCAAAAACACTGCCAAGAAGGAGCAGGCTGTCCAAGAAACCGAGACGACCCATTCTTCCGTAAACTTAGACAGGAATCTATACCTTCAG GCTACAATCGTTCGAATAATGAAAGCTAGAAAGACTCTTGAACACACCCTCTTAATTCAGGAGGTGTCGAGTCTGGCCAAAACCCGTTTCGATCCTCGCattaaattgataaaaaagtgCATTGAGACACTGATTGAAAAGGAGTACCTGAAGCGGACCGAAAATCCAACGGCTGAATATAGCTATGTGGCGTAA